From the genome of Tistrella bauzanensis, one region includes:
- a CDS encoding PaaI family thioesterase, translating into MSPGISEADRDTDTVDPRIAAIIHDVLIAGPVARHLAIRVERLARDDVRLRLPFDPANVTTGRIVHGGVIATLADIAGAAASASGADPDGLRGGATQTLVMHYLRPAEGVDLVTETTVLSRGCGGTVTAVSVRDTEGHLVAQASVTSRIW; encoded by the coding sequence ATGTCCCCCGGGATTTCAGAAGCCGACCGCGATACCGATACCGTCGATCCGCGGATCGCCGCCATCATCCATGACGTGCTCATCGCCGGCCCCGTGGCCCGGCATCTGGCGATCCGGGTCGAAAGACTGGCGCGCGACGACGTGCGCCTGCGCCTGCCCTTCGATCCGGCCAATGTCACCACCGGCCGGATCGTCCATGGCGGCGTCATCGCCACCCTGGCCGATATCGCCGGGGCCGCCGCTTCCGCCTCGGGGGCAGATCCCGACGGCCTGCGCGGCGGCGCCACTCAAACCCTGGTCATGCATTATCTGCGTCCGGCCGAGGGCGTCGATCTGGTGACCGAGACCACCGTGCTGTCACGCGGCTGCGGTGGCACGGTCACCGCGGTATCGGTCCGCGATACTGAAGGCCATCTGGTGGCGCAGGCCAGCGTCACCAGCCGGATCTGGTAG